The following is a genomic window from Carassius carassius chromosome 24, fCarCar2.1, whole genome shotgun sequence.
CATCTTTGCACTACAGAGGTGGCACAGAAGAACACAAAAATGGCATTTAGGTATATTTAGACTGTTTAAGGAGGAtgagtttaatgtttaaatataaagttttgaatACAGAAAtaccaaattatttaaaaactgaaatgattctttaaaaatgaaactaaaattgccagtaggtggcgctttgttactgaatcattcattcaatcgATTCGTTCAAAAAGGCAGATTCACTCATAAAGGAAGCACTGCTGTGTAATGGAGATGTGCAGCGGATCAGCTGTGACCTTTGATACTGTAAACCTACTCAGACACAATCAGCATTGTATAAACAGCTgtgggttttgtttgtgtatgttttttttgtatgttttagctttgattcccatccacttacattataagactgatagactgcactACAGATAAAGGTGAATTTTTTATCAGTTGATTTTCGTTGACGAAGCAGAGCAAAAACAGTGTaagtcacttaatattaactttttaactGAACTGTATAGCCTAAAATCAGTATCACATCTTCAAACTCTTTTAATAATTAGCCTATTAAAAGCTGTCACTAATCTCACTTCATCGCGATCCAACAAACTTCTGTTATAATCAATGATAATCTGTTATAATCAACGGATAACTCAACACTgaacaaaatgtgttttgtacATTAACACAGCTTTATATCCATATCAAATTTTCAGTTATCGAATATGTAAGATTATGGGGCAAAAAtccttgtatttttatttatttctttatttatttttatgaggcGCAGAATAATCATCCCGCAGGGGGAGCATGGTGGCTCAGAAAGTCAATTCTTTCACTGAAGCCACTTAATCTCTCACTGTGTTTTGGTCTTACTGGAAAAACCTGTACACCAGtagatgaaatcaattaaatctgttaCATATAGGGATTGGTTTTTATCAGGAAAATGGATATCTACCTCATCAATATCTATCAATTCTATTTAATAAATCGTCGCTTAATATTTTGTGATTGGTTAAACCCAAAAGCGCTGAAAAAAGTAACAGGGAGCATGTGACTATGGTGTTCGCTTCAGACGCAATGTTGATGATAAATTacgtctgaaaaaaataaaagatcaattttttactaaatttaaattaaaaaaataaacaaaaagttaaaGTAAGATAATTATGTTTTCAAAACCAACCAAACCACGCCCACCTTCTACTACATTTAATGCTAATTGTCATTCCACCCGCTTATTCCATTTCTATGGCTCAAGTGAGAGTCAGTCAGAGACTGATCCAAAGCATCAGAAGAGAAAAAGACTTGAGGAAATAAACAGCTGTGTATCAGAAAGAGACTATCATGGCATCGATAAATCTCGGGTTCAACGGGGCTCGTAGAAAAGTACTAGCGCGTATCAGAGCCGTAGAGAGGAGGAATCTGATCACCGTTTGCAGGTAAAATCTGATTACACATTCATCATCATTGTAGCACACCGGCGCGCGGAACATGTGTGATGATGTCATTGATATTTTTTTAGcaaggtaagtttttttttttttttttgtaaattgctGATGCTGGAACAGGGGAGATGAGATGATGTACGTGCACCGCACACAGAAGCGCTGATCTGAGATCTCTCTTTAGAGCATCACGTCATTTAGATGGAGTCCTTAGAAAAAGTACAGTGGTGATATCTACTGAATGACTCGTGCACCATTGCATATACATTGTGTTCCAAGGTACTGAAaagaatgcatgtaaaaaaaaaaggtttttctatggtatgtaaaaaaaagagagaaagacaaaagCACAAAAGATTCATAACActtatctaaaaatattttaaaaacctttggacatagttaaaaaataaataaataaataacacaaaacatattgcattggtgtaaaaaaaaaccaGATACATAGTACAGAGTACATATTAATGTTTTACACCATTTGATGGCAGTTTTTcattagaagtttgttttatatttggaaAGCTTGTGTCTTATAGCTGGTGATGACTGAGACTTAAAAAGGATTTGAAAGAAGagcttaaagggtacataacatacacagtttcacctaatctcatgttaaacttgagtacctatagactgcatccttcatatatccaaaaattCTTacgttttattatatttgtaaaagaaaattacagctttccgattctttccagaaaaagccgagctcctggaggcgtgccatgAGCGGAggtataatactgatgtttcgtgttgtttccattaacatatattcacttatgtgctgatttccaaaacaaataaagaaatctgatgcaattgtacttccatgaatggggtcttttatcacagggacggctccatgttttaatagcaaacgatgtgcaaatccagcgtagACTTGGGCCTCCTTTATAAAtaattcgtcactcaaatgaccagaacacacaaacgcacttgatacactccgtttctgccccggaaaaacaaactgcatccactgttcatgtaacgctgggttcttggggaagttgaacacggtaaactttccctcacatccaaaaacgcacttatttggaggcattctcgaacaaatcctacgcAGCGCTGCAGACGAttttgaagcgcgttgatgtgcgcggtctcgctctcctctggccaACGTGTGCTCGGGCGCGCTTTACCgacagaaatgctcatataaggagttccgctCTATGTTCCGCTCTTGTCTacatcattagatccacgatagaaaaaaaacagccgaaacttgtaccaacccggaagtaagattttcagcacagaaattctcagtcatacttctaaattattttttacaactttgaccatgtttagcatgagaatccatctctttaacactgtgaacaactctggatacacgaaacaccattgtaccccccccccttTAAGTACACACAAAACCTTGAGATCTATTTTGAGAACTTTTTGACCCATTTTGTGTAATATTTTGTATGGCTGAGAGTTGTATTATCTCTTTGCTGAAGGAAGTGGATACAGAACACATCTTGTTGGATGTTTGGTATGCTATCATAATCAATTATTTATGCAGAACACACTATATATAGTTTGTGTATTTTACCTTGATGACCTGCTACCTTTGCCAAAATGTGCAGCATGCAACCGGATCACACTGCACCGGCAGTCGGGCAATGTATCCCAAAACGCAGTGAGCTCAATTTGACATATTTAGTGTGACTTATGAATCAGAAGTGATATCATTATCACACTTACTGTAAATGCTATTTTACTACAATTTATATACAATATGAAAATTGATACAAATACGTGGTGATTCAAATCGGTTaagatattaaaggggtcatatgatacgatttaaaaatgtcatatttcagtttcacaaagaAATTATCAGCATTTTgttcaagcaataataaaaggacatttTTTCATTTAGAATTTGTCTGAaatctaattttgtaaaaaaaaaagaaaagaaaagaaaaagaaaacaatcttGAGAAATCGCATCGTGAAATCAGTATTgcatcgtgagttgagtgaattaCATCCCTAGCTGCTGGGTATTTGGAAGTCACAAAGAGACGCACAAAAGAACAGTACCTGCTGATAATGAAAAGGACAGTCATTTATGCCATAATTACATTTGATGAGACCACAATAAACGGCACTAATGGTGCTCCACAAAACACAAAACCTCTCCTTTGACTCAAATGCACTTTTAGTGGTTTTTAAAAGCTTTAGTTTAGGGTTTtactgaatataatataatataatttaacttttagtttttttttacagttttctgggttttattttgtgtgtatcaCTGTATCCAAAAAGCAGCGTTGCTGTTGTTAACTACAACTAaagctgttaaaatatatattttttattcattacaataatgttgaaattaaataaaaataaataatatttgaaaatgtcaatttaaacttaaatgaaaactagaaatgttgccttgccaactaactgaaataaaattactaaaacgcaaataaatataaagctaaatagaaataagtgGCAAGAACAAatgaaaattactaaaaataaaataaataaaaataatataacaataataataaaaaataataatataataacccgAGCATTAAAAGATATTTAATGCATAATGAGATGCATTAAAATATGGCCAAATCTCAGAAAGCAGcataataatgtttatatttataagtCTAAAGTTTgtcattgttttactgtattggcaATTAGATATGTTTGTGTGAGTTTAAACTGTATTGTATATTTCTGTTGCGCCCatgattgtgtgtgtttgagtgcatAGGTTCTCAGTGAAGACCCTCATTGATCGCTCATGTTTTGAGACGATAGACGACACATCTGCTGAGTTCATCAACTTTGTCTCCATTCTAGAACATATTCTCAGTCATAGACTGAAAGGTGAGGAACAAGATACACAACCTGTCCAGTTCCACTTTGAAATTGTAAACGGCATTGTATCTTTATCTGAGCAGCACATTTTTAGCAAACTGAACTGGACTTGATAATAAACACTCAGCATGTGTGAGCACAGCAAAACAACATTTACTTTGAAAGCTATTGTATCattttttagatatatatttattttataatatattatgcatatattacaaaaaaacaacaacatacaatTGGCAGCGCCTTAGACAACAAATGAATTGACATACACACTCAGAATAACTGTTGAAGTGAGCTGTGCCAGAAGCTTCACACATCATTGCATAGTGATTCTGTGATACATGCTGTTAAaagacctacacacacacacacacacacacacacactcctgctgcTGCTGTAATGAGGTATAAATACAGCACTGAGTGTCTCATTTTGTGTTAGAAGAGCTTAGACGACTCTCACAGCATGACAAAAcatctctcacactcacataTCAGTTATTTCAGACTTTCAGCAATATTTGATCACTCCATGTTAATGTATGTTCTCTGAAATggctttaaaagtaaaaaatcccTGTTGAGTTCATCACTTGTCGAAATCAACCCTTTCAAACACTAGCTCAGATGTTAACCCACAATGTTTTGCATCTAAATGAATATACAGCTCTTCTTGAGGAATCACTCTGCTTCTAcactgcattgtgtgtgtgttttccctctGTAGGTCAGGTCAGCTGGTTTGGCTACGAGAGCCCGCGCAGTTTCTGGGATTACATACGTGTGGCGTGTAGTAAAGTCCCGCACAGCTGCATCCATAGCATCGAGAACATGGAGAACGTCCGCAGCTCTAGAGCAAAGGTCAGGACACACGTCTGtgttgcagtgttattttagtatttattattattttcaattaccttgttttaaatatttttaagtaagtttttgtaattttgttacatgcctttgtcatttttattatttttttatatgtttatttagcattaatttatatttatattagcttttatttatacttatttaagttttagtaattttagcactTCAACTAATTCcaattttcaattttagtttttatttaaattttagtttcatgttaattttagtttacatttaagTAACTTTATGATGtgcttgttatttttattactttttcataTAGTATTTATTTAGCTTAATTCCTATTCACTCCAGACTTAGTTTcagatttttagtttttagtaattcattttattttagagagttgccaatgcaacatttcaGTATTAtggctatttattttttatatttatatacgttttcttttttatttccgattttttaatttatttttttaattaaggaaaatatatttttttttttagttttagttaacaataacaacattggTTTGGTGTCATATTTCACCAAAGAATAACACTCTCATGCTAtcacaaattataaaaaacataaaaactcccAGATCAGACTTGTCCTGTTTAAATCTGGTATTCTTATCCATCTCGGATGATTCAGTCACAAGCGGTCAACTAAGACAGAACACCGGCTCAGATACTGTGATGTTACTTCAGTTTTAAAGGCTTCAGTGGTTGACAGGTAagagcgtctctctctctctctctctcgttctttcTCTCAGGGTCGTGCCTGGATTAGAGTGGCATTAATGGAGAAGCGTTTGTCTGAATACATCTCTGCAGCTCTGAGAGACTTCAAAACTACTAGGTATCTTTCCGCAGCACTcgtctcagacacacacacacaccgagactctTATATTTGATTTTGGTCAAATCTTTTTATGGGTCTCTTTTTTTATGGGTCTCTATTGTcaacatctccacaacatggatTGTTTAAACATGATGTCTTCACTGAAATAAAAGCAGCACTGTATGACTTTTTAGCAAACTGTCAAGCCTACAGAAATGAATTGTTTCATCAATGATTCATCCATGTGTACCATACCAGTTTAATGTGCAGAGACATCAGTCATTTATAGCTTGACTTTCTAAAAGTCGCTGTGGCActatcaaaaccttttttttttttgagcagtctGACATGTCACCTTCTGGTTTAACTGAGTGGTTTTAGTTTGGCGGAACAGTTGAAGATGGGCAGAAAGCATTAGTATTTTGGCAATTCAATCTGTTGTCACAATGAAACACTGACACTGAAAttaccagtgtttggaataacggcgtttaaaagaacgacGTTATtatttcagtaacggggtaatctaactaattacttttcccgttgttaaaacgccgttaacgttactgaacgttaaatgcggtgcgttactatgcattgattaaatatgcaatccgaacgcacccctggctcacacagcgagtgagcaggtgggttaataacgagataagcgattatgattggctaaggcagagtcatgtgtttcatggtagccaattaGAGACAGTGTTTTGACGCCAGCggcgtcaaacacacacacacacgcacgcacgcgagattcgcagcagcagcagagatggcgagtcaggagcaatccgatgaaaagttggcattttcaaggtggagatataagcactacttcaaattcattgtagtcaaaggcaagaacgtgcatgtaatgtgtacatgtaatgtgatacacacgcatctacaaagctagtggccaaaaacacttttcttacaaagagtgcaggataaaactcttgctgtctgttgacgtgcaataaatatcgaaaacaaattctttgacatatagaaacttttttttttttacagtaacgcaaatagttactttccctggtaacgagttacttttattatagagtaattcagttactaactcagttactttttggaacaagtattgagtaactataactaattacttttttaaagtaacgttcccaacagtggaaattacacacttcatctTGAAAATACCAGGGTTCccatgatcttaaaaaaaaactggaaatatCACAgacaattttcagcatcattactccagtcttcatcgccacatgatccttcagaaatcattctaattggcgatttgctgctcaaaaaatatttcttattatcatcaatattaaaaatagctgtgctgcttaatatttttgtggaaatgtttATAAACACATCTTTGTGGAAATACATTATTTAAGGATTTTTAGAGAAATTGACagcatttattgaaataaaagtcTTTTATAACATTGTAGGGTCAGCATTTGCAacctttgattaatttaaaataaattttaatttctttaaaaaatatgtttactgACCCCAATTATTTGGTGGTAGTGTACacatctacatttaaaaaaataataataataaaaaatagcaacTACAAAATCATGAGAATACAAAAGTGCTGTTCTTCTCTGGTCTTCAtcagttttgtgtgtttgtttatcagGAGGTTTTATGAGGAAGGGGCTGTAGTTCTGGGTGAGGAGGCGGGGCTTCTGGCAGATACACTGATTGGACTGAATGCCATTGACTTCAGGTACGTTTATGTTCATTCACTTCCTTTCTATGGGTGGCAGTGACATTCAGCTATGCCACAGCAGGACAGGATGCTGATCATTCATTAAATGGGTGGTGCTCTATAAACATCTGCTGACACaagctgcaaacacacacacacgcaaaaaaTAGATGCTGAGAACAGCCTCCGTATTGTTTTGTAGGATTACCATTTTCCATAATATAGTACTCTACCACCGTGACATTCTCATCAAATTAAGTGCATTTGTAAGCTAATGCTGAAATTCTCATTCTTGATTGACAGTTTTTGTCTGAAAGGGGAGGGGCTTGATGAGAGCTGTCCTCTCGTCATTGACTACACACCATACCTTAAATTCACACAAACGTAAGAGCACTACATAAAAACATGCTGGCTTTGTGAACATGCTTTAGGCCTTCTTAATGCTTGTGATTGAATATAATTCATGTGTGTGCTGTAGTTCTGACAGCATCAGCAGTGATGAGGAGGAAATGAGAACGCTGGGCAGCAGCGGCAGTGAAGCAGGCACTCCTGAAACCCACATGGCCGCCAGTCTGATGGATGATCAGAGCACCTGGTACAGCAAGAGCAAAAGACTAGAGCAGAAATACAGAGTCGTGCTGGAACAGAAGGTGAGGAGGACTACTAATCGTACTGTTTATGTAGTATGCATAGCCTACTGCACGCAGTATGCTGAATTTTTGGATGCATAGAATACCCACATTTACTACAGTTGCCAAAATGCATAGTACATAACCAGAGCACAAAGTGAGCTTCCCTTTTCTTGGCATTCATTAGCTGTGACTGAAAAACAACTTTGAGCATGCTGCATTAAAGGGGACATTGGATGAAGATTGCACTTTTTAGTTAGGTTTCTGGTGTGTCTGCTAGCTCAGAAAAGCTGTAAAGAAAAATGCAGCCAGTTTGTTGTGGCCTGTCTGAGTCTGAAACTGTCATCCAGGGAGCTGTTTATATTTGCAGCAGGCTTCTATATAGATAGCTAGCTATTTAATTAAGATAATCTCCAAGCTACAGTATATACAGAGTCCAAGGCAGCAATTCACCCATCTTGTGGCGATGCCCCATGGAAGAGAGGAGTGGGGTGAGCaatagctcattatcatttaaagagacgtGCACAGAAACGAATCGCTTGTGTTTTTAACAAGGTAAAAAGAGCCATCGAAGAATTTTATCTAAAGTTTgttacagacatttcatgaaTACTCTAAAGAATCATACCAAATTGTTGAGAACAGGCATCcaatgtcccctttaaaaaaTCTTTGTAGTCAGTCACGCTGCATGGTGTTTACATACGTTTTAAAGAATTATGTAGTATAGAATCTAATCTGTCATACTGTATATAGACTGTACATATATTGTGAGACGTATGCAGTAAGCTGTACTCTAGTTTTCTGTATTCTGTGATGAACTTTGAATGTTAAACTGAGCGTGAATATTTCTAGATCAGGGATTCTCAGTGCTCCTGAGTGTGTCACATTTTAAGTATCTAGTCTGACAGCCTTAGATCAGGTCGTGGGGTCTGTACTGATGAGTGGATGAGTCAGTCAGGTGGGTGTTAGATAAGAGAGACATCCTGGGGGACCCGGGAGCAGGACTAGCAAATACTGACACTGATCACATGAATTCTTATAATTGTTAAGGGTTATCTGGAGGAGCTGATACGTCTGAGGGAAGTTCAGCTCTCCGAGTCTGTCTCTCAGAATAAATCTCTACAGCAGCGGCTCATAGACACCAAAACCAGCCACAAACTGGAGAAAGAGCAGCTGGAGTTCATCATACTGGAGCTGCAGGATCAGCTGtaagttgtgtttgtgtgtgcatgtatatatcacctcttttatatacacacactatatatatatatatatatatatagtgtgtgtgtgtgtgtgtgtgtatgcttttatattatttttatattgtttatatattttcattacaGTTAAACTTGTTATTTTGCTATGTgcctttgtttttttatgtttattctttttaaagaaattatagttttattctgtaaggatcaaaagtaacagtaaatacttttataatgttaaaaagattaatatttcaaataaatgctgttcttctgagtattctattaatcaaagaatcatgaatatatatatatatatatatatatatatagttttagttaacaatatcaacactgaaaaaagtaatataatgtTCTTCTCTATCATTCATcataatttaatgaattaatgctGTCAGTTATCAATATATCTTTTTAAAGCGCACTGACATTTTGAATAAGGTGCAAACTTTAATTATCTATAAATTATCAAATTTGCAtagacattacatttttttttaaaaacacaacgtgttaaaggaatagttgacccaaaaatgaaaattctgtaattattttactcatcctcaagttgttccaaacctttatgaatttgtttttgttctgctgaacacacacacacacacacattttgaagaATGGGACAGTTtatggttcccattgactttcaaAGTATTTATTTCCATACTCTAGAAGTAAACcaggaccagcaactgtttgattaccaatatttattgaaatatataaatgacgacagatttttcatttttaggtgaactataggTGAATACTTTAGGCAAACTCAGCACATTTTGAACCTGATTAAACTGAATAGTGCTAGATTCATGAATATGATGCTGGATTTCATTCTGAAATGCTTCACACAAAAGTGCCACAACTGTTTTTGCGAACTTGCCTGTGTACCTATAATTCAGGCTCATGGAAATATGCTGTTACGGGAGGGGAAAGGTTAGTTATCTTGCAGGGTGGTCTCATTTATCATCTGATATTATGCTCTGTGCTGTGAAGCAGAAGAATGTTAATCTTTAGTGTTTTCCGTGGCTGCAGAGTGTCAGTACGGATGATGTCGGAATGCTTTCTGCCTCCTGAGTCCTCCGATTCATTTCTCCTCTCATTCTCTCAGACAGCTAGAGTTCATGGTTTAAGTGAGAGATCTGTGTGGAGATCTGTGTTATCGAGGAGACGTCAGAAGCTCGACCAGAGCAGGGCTGCTATGGAGACAGATGCAAATAAGTTAATAGATGATGGCAGCATGTAAGCGGAGAGAGGATCTGGTTGATGGACAAGGGGGGAATGAATGTAAGACTAGAGGAGAGACTGATGGTAGGAGAAAGCATGCGTTTGTTTGGATGTGCTTTGTTCGTGGCGCTCGTTTTCAACATGTTGTTATTTAGACAAGCCTGGTTGATTTCCTACTGCATAAATCAAGGCTGCACAGTGGTTAAACTCATAATCATGATTATTTAgctcaaaaaggaaaaaaataaagtgtCCAGATTGCTCCACAAATGCAAATTTGTATAGCCGGtcagttttaaaattattatttgtgaTTAATAGAGAGAAGCTGAAACTGTGATCGTGAAGAAAATGCGACCGATCGTGCAGCTATCGTGTATATATGCAATTTCCTCTTTTTagcactgtctctttaaatgataatatttGTTTTTCCAGGACGGTGATGAAGAATCATGACCTTCGCTCCAGACAAGAGCTTACCTCGCACCTGACAAACCAATGTCCCTCACCTGCTACCTTGGATACCAATGCAGTTGCCTTGGATATGCTCCTGTACAGGAAACGCACAGGACCATGGGAAGAGTATGTGCCTTCTGTTTTTGTATTTCATAAAAGTATCCTCTCAGATTATGAGATACGTGCAACTTTACACCACAACTCATCTTATATTGGATTCCAGTCAAGTTGCTTGCGCTCGGAAGCGTAGGCTCTCAAGCTCTAGTTTTAGCTCATGTCTGCAGCTCTCAAATCACATTATAGTATTGGCATGCTTCCTACAGCCATCATTCTCATGTATAGATAACCTACCAAGGTTATTAAATGGACTGATCTAATTGTAACCCAAACTTCAGTGGTGTTTCTCATGAAAATgtcaattaagcacattttctccccagatttaagaaaaataa
Proteins encoded in this region:
- the LOC132103344 gene encoding RUN domain-containing protein 3B-like; translation: MASINLGFNGARRKVLARIRAVERRNLITVCRFSVKTLIDRSCFETIDDTSAEFINFVSILEHILSHRLKGQVSWFGYESPRSFWDYIRVACSKVPHSCIHSIENMENVRSSRAKGRAWIRVALMEKRLSEYISAALRDFKTTRRFYEEGAVVLGEEAGLLADTLIGLNAIDFSFCLKGEGLDESCPLVIDYTPYLKFTQTSDSISSDEEEMRTLGSSGSEAGTPETHMAASLMDDQSTWYSKSKRLEQKYRVVLEQKGYLEELIRLREVQLSESVSQNKSLQQRLIDTKTSHKLEKEQLEFIILELQDQLTVMKNHDLRSRQELTSHLTNQCPSPATLDTNAVALDMLLYRKRTGPWEEKSFQSLEHLSADMSLSQMSLDPAQVNTHSLESKAGLTHWQREGKEDTPSLRGLCGSLTSMASYKSLASLKSSEYLASPTTDMTSPGLTPS